A window of the Comamonas sp. Y33R10-2 genome harbors these coding sequences:
- a CDS encoding Lrp/AsnC family transcriptional regulator → MPAADLDSFDRAILALLQQDNLMPQRMIAEQISLSAPAVQRRIKRLQETGVIAANAAVLDPVKLGRTLTAIITVQLVNDRPDLSRDFRARIAHEVAVQQCFYVTGETDYILTVTATDMDDYQAICKRLFEGDENIRRFSTSIALERIKTGLQLPL, encoded by the coding sequence ATGCCCGCTGCCGACCTCGACTCTTTTGACCGCGCCATCCTTGCTCTGCTTCAGCAAGACAACCTCATGCCCCAGCGCATGATTGCCGAGCAAATTAGCCTTTCTGCACCCGCCGTGCAGCGGCGCATCAAACGCCTGCAAGAAACGGGCGTCATTGCGGCCAATGCGGCGGTGCTGGACCCCGTGAAGCTAGGCCGCACGCTGACCGCCATCATCACCGTGCAACTGGTCAATGACAGGCCAGACCTGTCTCGCGACTTCAGGGCACGCATTGCCCATGAAGTCGCCGTTCAGCAATGCTTTTACGTCACAGGTGAGACCGACTACATCCTCACCGTGACTGCAACGGACATGGATGACTACCAAGCTATTTGCAAGCGCTTGTTTGAAGGCGACGAAAACATTCGCCGCTTCAGCACCTCGATTGCGTTAGAGCGCATTAAGACGGGGCTGCAGCTGCCTTTGTAA
- a CDS encoding LysE/ArgO family amino acid transporter, with product MFTGNFSSSWLVGFTVLASLIISIGAQNLYVLRQAVRGEHVRACVAWCVTSDVLLVVVGVAGMSQMLQSYPELARYLTLGGAAFLLAYGLFALWRMYAAPDVDLHSQSANPESRRLRNVLAVLVALTLLNPHVYLDTVLLAGSIGARQEGVNRWSYVLGAACASLSWFVLLAFAGRRMKHLFEQPKAWRIMDGMTALMMLGLAWWVGSSAMAMEV from the coding sequence ATGTTTACCGGTAATTTTTCATCTTCTTGGCTGGTCGGCTTCACCGTTTTGGCTTCGCTCATCATCTCCATCGGGGCGCAAAATCTCTATGTCTTGCGCCAGGCCGTGAGGGGAGAGCATGTGCGCGCCTGCGTGGCTTGGTGTGTGACTAGCGATGTGCTGCTGGTGGTTGTCGGGGTAGCAGGTATGTCTCAAATGCTGCAAAGCTACCCCGAGCTTGCGCGTTACCTCACGCTGGGCGGCGCTGCCTTTTTGCTGGCCTACGGCCTGTTTGCGCTGTGGCGCATGTACGCCGCGCCGGATGTGGACTTGCACAGCCAATCTGCCAATCCTGAGTCTCGCCGCCTGAGAAATGTACTGGCCGTCTTGGTTGCGCTGACCTTGCTCAACCCACATGTGTATCTGGATACGGTGCTGCTTGCTGGCTCCATAGGCGCGCGCCAAGAAGGTGTGAACCGCTGGTCTTATGTGCTGGGCGCGGCTTGCGCCAGCTTGAGCTGGTTTGTGCTGCTTGCTTTTGCGGGCCGTCGCATGAAGCATTTGTTTGAGCAGCCCAAGGCCTGGCGCATCATGGATGGCATGACGGCCTTGATGATGCTCGGCCTTGCGTGGTGGGTCGGCAGCAGCGCGATGGCGATGGAGGTTTGA
- a CDS encoding HTH-type transcriptional regulator ArgP, which produces MFDYAGLEALSAVVREGSFERAAHKLHVSPSAVSQRIKLLEERVGQALVLRGQPCTGTDAGRRLCLHVEQVALLENDLRRKNPALIPEGQATLPSIKLAVNADSLSTWFMQAMAAFTQNGNELLEISIDDQDHTAKRLKEGEVMAVVTATATPITGCNTWPLGRMRYIAVASSGFIQEHLPNGITAQEIARTPVMCYDRKDSLQDQWLQSLGVDGRRNSDRHFLPSNQGYTRACQLGMGWGMHPEALIAPQLADGSLIELLPGHDLYIPMYWCHTRSAQHSLQRLTDCVIEAAASCLEPTMAGRSPREQS; this is translated from the coding sequence ATGTTTGATTACGCCGGACTAGAAGCACTGTCAGCCGTGGTGCGCGAAGGCAGCTTTGAGCGGGCCGCTCACAAACTGCATGTCTCACCCTCGGCCGTTTCCCAGCGCATCAAACTCCTGGAAGAGCGCGTGGGCCAAGCCTTGGTGCTGCGCGGCCAGCCTTGCACGGGCACTGATGCGGGCCGGCGCTTGTGCTTACATGTGGAGCAAGTGGCCTTGCTGGAAAACGATTTGCGCCGCAAAAACCCAGCGCTCATTCCAGAAGGTCAAGCCACCCTGCCCTCGATCAAGTTGGCCGTGAATGCGGACTCGCTGTCGACTTGGTTTATGCAAGCCATGGCTGCTTTTACGCAAAACGGCAACGAGTTGCTGGAGATCAGCATTGACGACCAAGACCACACAGCCAAGCGTTTGAAGGAAGGTGAAGTCATGGCCGTAGTGACGGCAACGGCCACGCCCATCACCGGCTGCAATACCTGGCCGCTGGGCCGCATGCGCTACATCGCAGTAGCTAGCTCGGGCTTTATTCAAGAGCATTTGCCCAACGGCATCACCGCGCAGGAAATCGCCCGCACACCTGTGATGTGCTACGACCGCAAAGACAGCTTGCAAGACCAGTGGCTACAAAGCTTGGGCGTAGATGGGCGGCGCAACAGCGATCGCCACTTTTTGCCATCCAACCAAGGCTATACGCGGGCCTGTCAGCTGGGGATGGGCTGGGGCATGCACCCCGAGGCATTGATTGCGCCCCAACTCGCCGATGGCAGCCTGATTGAATTACTACCCGGCCATGACCTCTACATTCCCATGTACTGGTGCCATACGCGCAGCGCCCAACACAGTCTGCAACGTCTCACAGACTGCGTTATTGAAGCGGCAGCGAGTTGTCTGGAGCCGACGATGGCCGGCAGAAGCCCTAGAGAACAGTCTTAG
- a CDS encoding DUF2721 domain-containing protein, with protein MSIWSIDAQTVTHSIQLAVAPVFFLTAVAGMIGSVAGRLARIIDRARKLEENLRTATDHELIARSLTELHYLRERGRLANVSIALLTLCGMCIGLTIVLMFVGQAYGVNGHSYAVVSFLLGVLAFVMALLCFLWETIMATRILDFHMLTQAKAAARQVTGDATPGLK; from the coding sequence ATGAGCATCTGGTCCATCGACGCGCAGACGGTCACCCACAGCATTCAACTGGCGGTTGCGCCGGTATTTTTTTTGACGGCGGTGGCCGGCATGATTGGCTCTGTCGCGGGGCGACTCGCCCGCATCATTGATCGCGCCCGCAAGCTTGAAGAGAACCTGCGTACAGCCACTGATCATGAACTCATTGCCCGCAGCCTCACTGAGTTGCACTACCTGCGCGAGCGCGGCCGGCTGGCCAATGTATCGATTGCACTGCTGACTCTGTGCGGCATGTGTATTGGGCTGACCATTGTTTTGATGTTTGTGGGCCAGGCCTATGGCGTCAACGGTCACAGCTATGCCGTTGTGAGCTTTTTGCTGGGGGTGTTGGCTTTTGTGATGGCGCTGCTGTGCTTTCTTTGGGAAACCATTATGGCCACCCGTATTTTGGACTTTCACATGCTCACCCAAGCCAAGGCAGCTGCTCGGCAGGTGACTGGTGATGCAACGCCGGGTTTGAAGTAA
- a CDS encoding SlyX family protein, which translates to MSDTQDVLQDRIMELEIKASYTEDLLEQLNMTIYRQQQQMDALINEVRELKRQAPEGGAGPSHNLRDELPPHY; encoded by the coding sequence ATGAGTGATACACAAGACGTTTTGCAAGATCGAATCATGGAGCTGGAAATCAAAGCCAGCTATACCGAGGATTTGCTGGAGCAACTCAATATGACGATCTATCGTCAGCAGCAGCAAATGGACGCACTGATTAACGAGGTGCGTGAACTCAAACGCCAAGCGCCTGAAGGCGGTGCGGGCCCGTCACACAACCTGCGTGACGAGTTGCCGCCGCACTATTGA
- a CDS encoding PLP-dependent aminotransferase family protein, with product MQFAKRLDNVETSAIRELFKLLGKPGIISFAGGFPDSAMFDVAGISAASAKALQEEAGAALQYGATEGYLPLREQLSTFMASKGVPDVAAEQLIVTTGSQQALDLLGKTMLDEGDKVIVEGPTFLATIQCFRLYGAQVISAPVDEHGVKTDELEALIAEHKPKLVYLIPTFGNPSGAMLNLERRKKVLELAVKYQTLVVEDDPYGDLYFDEAPPASLLSLSREVPGSREWLAHCGSLSKVLSPGLRIGWVIAQPELLARAVMCKQFSDAHTSTFAQATAAQYLKSGVMPKTLAHVREVYAKRAKAMGDLLREQLGDAVEFVQPAGGLFMWVRLTGARGQLADAAVLAKKAIAEGVAFVPGAPFYAQNEDNATFRLSFATADEDKIREGVARLAKALKA from the coding sequence ATGCAATTCGCTAAACGACTCGATAACGTAGAAACCTCTGCGATCCGTGAACTGTTCAAGCTGCTTGGCAAGCCGGGCATCATCAGTTTTGCTGGGGGCTTTCCGGACAGCGCCATGTTTGACGTCGCTGGCATCAGCGCTGCCTCGGCCAAGGCTTTGCAAGAAGAGGCTGGCGCGGCACTGCAGTACGGCGCAACTGAGGGCTATCTGCCGCTGCGCGAGCAACTCTCGACCTTCATGGCCAGCAAGGGCGTGCCCGATGTGGCAGCTGAGCAGCTCATCGTCACCACCGGCAGTCAGCAGGCGCTGGACTTGCTGGGCAAGACCATGCTCGATGAGGGTGACAAAGTCATCGTCGAAGGCCCGACCTTTTTGGCCACCATTCAGTGCTTTCGCCTGTATGGCGCGCAAGTCATTTCAGCGCCTGTAGATGAGCATGGCGTGAAGACCGATGAACTCGAAGCGCTAATCGCCGAGCACAAGCCCAAGCTGGTTTATTTGATTCCCACTTTTGGCAACCCCAGCGGTGCCATGCTGAACTTGGAGCGTCGTAAAAAAGTGCTGGAGTTGGCCGTCAAATACCAAACCTTGGTGGTGGAAGACGACCCCTATGGCGATCTGTACTTTGATGAGGCACCTCCCGCCAGCCTGCTGTCGCTAAGCCGCGAAGTGCCCGGCAGCCGTGAGTGGCTGGCGCATTGCGGCTCTCTCTCCAAGGTGCTCAGCCCCGGCCTTCGCATTGGCTGGGTGATTGCCCAGCCAGAGTTGCTGGCGCGCGCCGTGATGTGCAAGCAGTTTAGCGACGCACACACCAGCACCTTTGCCCAAGCCACTGCTGCTCAATATCTGAAAAGCGGTGTGATGCCCAAAACGCTGGCCCATGTGCGCGAGGTTTATGCCAAGCGTGCCAAGGCCATGGGCGATTTGCTGCGTGAGCAGCTTGGCGATGCGGTGGAGTTTGTGCAGCCTGCGGGCGGCCTGTTTATGTGGGTGCGACTGACCGGTGCGCGGGGTCAGTTGGCCGATGCGGCTGTGCTGGCCAAGAAGGCGATTGCCGAAGGCGTGGCCTTTGTGCCCGGTGCACCGTTTTATGCGCAGAACGAAGATAACGCGACTTTCCGCCTCTCGTTTGCCACGGCCGACGAGGACAAGATTCGGGAAGGCGTTGCACGCCTTGCCAAGGCGCTGAAGGCTTAA